In the genome of Paenibacillus sp. FSL R5-0766, one region contains:
- the holA gene encoding DNA polymerase III subunit delta translates to MDVKSATKAIRNGETAPIYVLYGTEKYQIQQFTDMLKEQVIEEEHRDFAIIPYDLSETAVEVVIEEAETVPFLVPRKLIIVRDASLFTAGKESKIEHQVDRLLTYMENPADYSTIVFLAQGDKLDERKKLVKAVKKQAVVLAFAPLSGDELLSWIVKLAKQRDVSLETGAAETLISYAGTGLQTLSAEVDKLCLFAGNGGTIKRADIESLVARSTEQNVFSLVEELANLRLEKALALFYELLKQREEPIKIAALIARQFRIMIQVKELGQQSYSQQQIASQLGLHPYAVKIAGEQARKFQPERLRMILSHLSELDYQMKTGAVDKVLGLELFLLRLGA, encoded by the coding sequence ATGGATGTAAAAAGTGCAACAAAGGCAATACGTAATGGAGAAACGGCACCGATATATGTGCTGTACGGAACGGAGAAGTACCAGATACAGCAATTTACGGATATGTTAAAAGAACAGGTTATTGAAGAAGAACATCGCGATTTTGCGATTATTCCATATGATTTGTCTGAAACGGCTGTGGAGGTTGTTATTGAAGAAGCGGAGACTGTACCTTTTCTGGTTCCGCGTAAATTAATTATTGTAAGGGACGCGAGTCTGTTCACCGCAGGTAAAGAATCCAAGATTGAACATCAGGTTGATCGTCTGCTTACATATATGGAGAATCCGGCAGATTACAGTACGATTGTTTTCCTGGCCCAAGGGGATAAGCTGGATGAGCGTAAGAAACTGGTAAAGGCTGTCAAGAAACAGGCAGTAGTTCTTGCTTTTGCTCCACTTAGTGGAGATGAGCTGTTGAGTTGGATAGTGAAACTTGCGAAGCAGCGGGATGTTTCCTTGGAGACGGGAGCGGCGGAAACGTTGATCAGCTACGCAGGAACAGGTCTTCAGACCCTTTCTGCTGAAGTAGACAAGTTATGTTTGTTTGCGGGTAATGGGGGGACAATCAAGCGTGCTGATATCGAGTCACTGGTTGCCCGTAGTACAGAGCAGAATGTATTCTCGCTGGTGGAAGAACTCGCTAATTTGCGACTGGAGAAAGCGTTGGCTCTTTTCTATGAGTTGCTGAAGCAGCGGGAAGAACCGATTAAAATTGCCGCTTTAATCGCACGCCAGTTTCGGATCATGATCCAGGTGAAAGAGTTGGGGCAACAAAGTTACTCCCAGCAACAGATTGCCAGTCAGCTTGGTTTGCATCCGTATGCTGTTAAGATTGCGGGTGAGCAGGCCCGTAAATTTCAGCCGGAACGTCTGAGAATGATTCTGAGTCACCTCAGCGAACTGGATTACCAGATGAAAACAGGAGCGGTGGATAAAGTGCTTGGTCTGGAGCTGTTCTTATTAAGACTTGGTGCATGA
- a CDS encoding stage II sporulation protein P: MNKILAWNIGKWKKRCLHVLAMGRTLLLLMIISALFFVVLGLGGMAEKRLNNSPVSSMKGFASAVSSRFFVDMLGMEMPHLTQKEQTSAISGENLTSFVFQLLTNVNPQDPKSLIAREMPGMGSNQPVLLRPGSGNEKAEAPEDYQPGPGLTDTASAGGGKPGSELHVPPGQDNTDPPESTEPGDGEGKEDPPAKNGEKDNSGSPTTGKKSILIYHSHPREGYNPLLGTKSDNPSSGKSTGNVFQVGTYLSDSLEKLGIGVEHAKDDYPTKVKDYNWNYSYKYSRQTVKAALAQNDDLTYLIDIHRDSQRHGKTTTTINDLGYAKVYFIIGHENPNWRQNEAFAAKIHKKLEAKYPGVSRGVWGKDGGGANNGEYNQTLSPNSILIEIGGIDNTGAELQRTSKILADMISQVYWEDQKVDKASVETSSQGG, from the coding sequence ATGAACAAGATATTGGCCTGGAATATTGGGAAGTGGAAAAAAAGATGTCTGCACGTGCTGGCCATGGGCCGTACGTTGTTGTTGCTTATGATCATATCTGCCTTGTTTTTTGTCGTACTGGGTCTCGGGGGAATGGCAGAGAAACGTTTGAACAATTCACCCGTTTCTTCCATGAAAGGATTTGCGAGTGCCGTATCAAGCCGCTTTTTCGTCGATATGCTCGGTATGGAGATGCCCCATCTCACCCAGAAGGAACAGACCTCTGCCATATCCGGTGAAAATCTCACCTCATTTGTTTTCCAATTACTAACGAATGTAAATCCTCAAGACCCCAAGAGCCTGATTGCGAGAGAAATGCCGGGCATGGGTTCCAACCAACCTGTTCTGCTCCGTCCTGGATCTGGTAACGAAAAAGCCGAGGCTCCCGAAGATTATCAGCCCGGTCCCGGTCTTACGGACACGGCTTCCGCAGGTGGAGGAAAACCGGGTAGTGAGCTGCATGTTCCACCAGGTCAGGACAATACGGATCCACCTGAGTCGACTGAGCCTGGAGATGGAGAAGGTAAAGAAGATCCCCCAGCCAAGAATGGCGAGAAAGACAATTCAGGCTCACCGACAACAGGCAAAAAGTCAATTCTTATCTATCATTCCCATCCACGTGAAGGCTACAATCCACTACTAGGTACGAAAAGTGATAATCCATCATCAGGTAAATCAACAGGCAATGTGTTTCAAGTGGGAACCTACCTCTCAGACAGTCTGGAGAAGCTGGGAATCGGCGTAGAACACGCCAAGGATGATTACCCTACCAAAGTTAAGGACTACAACTGGAACTATTCCTATAAATACTCCCGTCAAACGGTAAAAGCGGCACTCGCTCAAAATGATGATCTGACATATCTCATAGACATTCATCGCGATTCACAGCGTCATGGCAAAACAACAACAACTATTAACGACTTGGGCTACGCCAAAGTATATTTCATTATTGGACATGAAAATCCAAATTGGCGGCAGAATGAAGCCTTTGCAGCGAAAATTCATAAGAAACTGGAAGCCAAGTATCCTGGGGTATCCCGTGGTGTGTGGGGCAAGGACGGCGGAGGAGCCAACAATGGAGAGTATAACCAAACCCTTTCACCTAACAGCATTTTGATTGAGATTGGTGGCATCGACAACACAGGAGCTGAGCTCCAACGGACATCAAAGATTCTCGCAGACATGATTTCTCAAGTGTATTGGGAAGATCAGAAGGTGGACAAAGCCAGTGTGGAAACCTCGTCGCAGGGTGGGTAG
- the gpr gene encoding GPR endopeptidase, with amino-acid sequence MTLDLQNYTVRTDLAIDSKEMAQGGQKQTIPGLREDVEKKEGITITRIDVLNEEAAKAIGRVKGHYVTLEVPSLRNGDTELQERVAAEFTREMEDFMIKAGINKTSKVLIVGLGNLNVTPDSLGPLVVENLMVTRQYFELVPDQVAPGYREVSAIAPGVLGTTGIESSDIVQGIVDRTKPDAIIAIDALASRSLERVNTTIQVADIGIHPGSGIGNKRRGLTREILGVPCIAIGVPTVCYASTIVNNVIEMMSSHFRQETDQTKQIMGMLDDIGEQDRLSLVKEVLEPLGHDLIVTPKEIDEFIEGIANVIASGLNAALHDAVNPDNVAAYTH; translated from the coding sequence ATGACACTGGATTTGCAGAACTATACAGTTCGTACCGATTTGGCGATCGACTCCAAAGAAATGGCGCAAGGTGGACAGAAACAAACGATTCCCGGACTACGGGAAGATGTAGAGAAGAAAGAGGGTATTACGATTACACGTATTGATGTCCTGAATGAAGAAGCAGCCAAGGCGATTGGACGGGTAAAAGGTCACTATGTCACCTTGGAAGTACCTTCACTACGGAATGGTGATACCGAGTTACAGGAGCGAGTTGCTGCCGAGTTCACCCGTGAAATGGAAGATTTTATGATTAAGGCCGGAATCAACAAAACATCCAAGGTCTTGATTGTGGGCCTGGGCAACTTAAATGTCACCCCGGACTCACTGGGTCCACTTGTTGTGGAAAATCTGATGGTGACCCGTCAGTATTTCGAATTGGTGCCAGATCAGGTTGCGCCAGGGTATCGGGAAGTCAGCGCGATTGCTCCCGGCGTGTTAGGTACAACAGGCATTGAATCCAGTGACATCGTACAGGGGATTGTAGACCGGACCAAGCCAGATGCGATTATTGCGATTGATGCCTTGGCCTCCCGTTCCTTGGAACGTGTAAATACAACGATTCAGGTCGCGGACATTGGTATTCACCCGGGTTCCGGTATTGGAAACAAACGGCGTGGCCTGACTCGTGAGATATTAGGTGTGCCTTGCATCGCCATCGGAGTACCAACCGTATGTTATGCGTCCACCATCGTGAATAATGTGATTGAGATGATGAGCTCACACTTTCGCCAGGAAACGGATCAGACCAAACAGATCATGGGTATGCTGGACGACATCGGTGAACAAGATCGCTTGAGTCTGGTGAAAGAGGTACTGGAGCCACTAGGTCATGACCTCATTGTTACCCCAAAGGAAATCGATGAGTTTATTGAGGGAATTGCCAATGTTATCGCTTCAGGACTTAACGCCGCGCTCCATGATGCCGTGAATCCGGATAACGTAGCCGCTTATACACATTAA
- a CDS encoding polysaccharide deacetylase family protein gives MNKRKKTRWPIWLIGFIVLAGGILGINLMVQNVLAANNSATENVELSPSAYPGLNIETRTKNTKHYVLSISNVLTNSKEINTPIQTWVNDQEKKFLTQVETDAKTLQGDHRSELNITVDTNKINDHLYSLVFNSYQITTGGANGQSIIKSFNIDIAENKILNLSDIMTYDKATVDHIMSIVKEELKKQKNVHSYVFEAELQKSIKNPSEWKWSLGNGVFTLYFNKYEIAAGAAGTIQVNIPLKSLHSYLKKDLTKKWNITYGNNDKPKGKGPIQPRLDPKGKYVALTFDDGPHPKVTPRVLKTLKEYNAKATFFMLGVQVEYYPGMAKKVAEAGHEIGNHSKSHPNLANMSLSEVRKQIIESSHRIKDATGEKPTLFRPPYGAMNESVKKVTKEQKTPIILWSVDSLDWKSRNAQAVNKEVAKNIRSGSIVLMHDIHASTADALPQMLKSLKKQGYQFVTVSQLLSLNKSTGNGPYYNQ, from the coding sequence ATGAACAAAAGGAAGAAAACACGATGGCCCATTTGGCTGATTGGATTTATTGTATTAGCTGGCGGGATTCTAGGAATCAATCTAATGGTGCAGAATGTTCTAGCTGCAAACAACAGCGCTACAGAGAACGTTGAATTGTCGCCCAGTGCATACCCAGGCTTAAATATCGAAACAAGGACGAAGAATACGAAGCATTATGTATTGTCGATTAGCAACGTCCTAACAAATAGCAAGGAGATTAATACTCCTATTCAGACGTGGGTCAATGATCAGGAAAAGAAATTCTTAACCCAGGTTGAGACCGATGCAAAAACGCTTCAAGGCGATCATCGTTCTGAATTGAATATTACAGTAGATACGAATAAAATTAATGACCATTTATATAGTTTAGTGTTCAATTCCTATCAAATCACCACAGGCGGTGCTAATGGACAATCGATAATAAAATCTTTTAATATCGACATAGCTGAAAATAAAATTTTAAATTTATCCGATATCATGACTTATGATAAAGCAACAGTTGACCATATTATGTCAATCGTGAAGGAAGAATTGAAGAAACAGAAAAACGTCCACTCTTATGTATTCGAAGCAGAACTTCAAAAATCCATAAAAAATCCATCTGAATGGAAATGGTCCTTAGGTAACGGAGTCTTTACTTTATACTTTAATAAATACGAGATCGCTGCTGGTGCAGCCGGGACGATCCAAGTGAACATCCCACTGAAATCCTTGCATTCCTACTTGAAAAAGGACCTCACCAAAAAATGGAATATCACTTATGGAAATAACGATAAGCCAAAAGGGAAGGGGCCAATTCAGCCTCGGCTTGATCCTAAAGGGAAATATGTGGCTCTTACCTTTGATGACGGGCCTCACCCAAAGGTGACACCTAGAGTTCTAAAGACTTTGAAGGAGTACAACGCGAAGGCTACTTTCTTCATGCTGGGCGTACAAGTAGAGTATTATCCTGGTATGGCTAAAAAAGTTGCTGAGGCCGGCCACGAGATCGGCAATCACTCCAAGAGTCATCCGAATCTTGCGAATATGAGCCTGAGTGAGGTGCGCAAACAAATCATAGAATCATCGCACCGAATCAAAGATGCGACTGGAGAAAAACCAACCCTATTCCGTCCGCCTTATGGTGCTATGAATGAATCAGTCAAAAAAGTCACCAAAGAACAGAAAACACCCATTATTTTATGGTCTGTGGATTCGCTGGATTGGAAAAGCCGGAACGCCCAAGCTGTAAATAAAGAGGTTGCTAAAAACATCAGATCAGGTTCGATTGTACTTATGCATGATATTCACGCTTCTACAGCTGATGCGCTGCCACAAATGCTTAAATCACTAAAAAAGCAAGGCTACCAATTCGTAACGGTTTCTCAGTTGTTGTCCTTGAATAAATCCACAGGAAATGGCCCTTATTATAATCAATAA
- a CDS encoding DUF3298 and DUF4163 domain-containing protein — MNNNMEQLRKEYQEIPIPDELDSIVNQSIHKFSKEGRRGRGSKYRWLAVSSAAAFIFLVAINVSPPVAKALSSVPGVDRIIQVLTFKEYVVDESNYNASIKVPSITDMENEQLQSGLNEKYMKENKALYDKFQAEISELKKQGGGHLGLDVGYEVKTDNDEILSIQRYVVEAAGSSSEELQFDTIDKKNQILITLPILFKDDRYVRLISDNVKEQMQVQMKADPNKIYWAPGAIDVPVTSEFQSIAKDQGFYINNDGKLVIAFNKYDVAPGYMGSVEFVIPTDVLKDVLINNKYIK; from the coding sequence ATGAACAATAACATGGAACAGCTGCGAAAAGAATATCAAGAAATACCCATTCCAGATGAATTGGATAGCATTGTAAACCAATCGATTCATAAATTCTCTAAGGAGGGAAGGAGGGGCCGCGGCTCAAAGTACAGATGGTTAGCCGTTTCTAGTGCGGCTGCGTTCATATTCCTTGTTGCGATCAATGTCAGTCCTCCTGTAGCGAAAGCCTTGTCATCCGTACCGGGTGTGGACCGGATTATCCAGGTGCTCACGTTCAAGGAATACGTGGTTGACGAGTCTAATTACAATGCGAGTATCAAAGTGCCTTCCATTACCGATATGGAGAATGAGCAGTTGCAAAGCGGGTTGAACGAGAAATATATGAAGGAAAACAAGGCGCTTTACGATAAGTTCCAGGCGGAAATCAGCGAATTGAAGAAGCAAGGCGGAGGCCATCTGGGACTTGATGTCGGATATGAAGTAAAGACGGACAACGACGAGATTTTATCTATACAAAGATACGTGGTCGAGGCCGCCGGTTCATCCTCGGAGGAGCTTCAGTTTGATACGATCGATAAGAAAAACCAAATCCTCATAACTCTGCCGATACTGTTCAAGGACGATCGTTATGTACGACTCATCAGCGACAACGTTAAAGAGCAGATGCAGGTGCAAATGAAAGCGGACCCTAATAAGATCTACTGGGCTCCGGGAGCTATCGACGTGCCGGTCACCAGTGAGTTCCAGAGCATCGCGAAGGATCAAGGCTTCTATATCAACAACGACGGCAAGCTCGTGATCGCTTTCAACAAATATGACGTCGCGCCAGGCTATATGGGTTCTGTGGAATTCGTCATTCCCACGGATGTGTTGAAAGACGTTCTGATTAACAACAAATACATTAAGTAA
- a CDS encoding zf-HC2 domain-containing protein, with protein sequence MKCEEVVEWMHRYLDHDLGEAETAQMLQHVAKCPECAENFSLLRALSRELEELPQVSPKFSLVDAIMPQLDAIDEARKEQSSTIQEMNPVPAAFENLQRSSERKTKQKWLNSMAGRMSMGAAAAAVILGFAIWGNPPEQIENADSMLMSSGASQESGNVDENPLSKNIENYDPATSSQPSSNDVFVDQSNVSPTEPDNQGVETIPEENGGDEVQEPEVQSDPTPKQPTTESTPAPNKGPQDNSSKTPPTDNQNNQVQNQDSEQRIQESGDSPKSSADGEENGVTETENGDAQSFTSQDTKPNMTEDAPVEGNTVPDSSAGANASGENKGLAAGPDQGMTTTAAPKEWKSPDGSYVVMLIGDQISIYSKPVSEPDVLNLVEQRSIEGTLKSASWSKDGTLFNYETDKDGTTAKNSFNVPAVSGEAPAK encoded by the coding sequence ATGAAATGCGAAGAGGTGGTGGAATGGATGCACCGCTATCTGGATCATGATCTGGGCGAGGCGGAAACCGCGCAGATGCTACAGCATGTGGCGAAGTGTCCGGAGTGCGCCGAAAATTTTAGTTTACTCAGAGCTCTTTCCAGAGAACTGGAAGAATTACCGCAAGTAAGCCCGAAATTTAGTCTGGTTGATGCGATTATGCCACAGCTTGATGCCATTGACGAAGCGCGGAAGGAACAGAGTAGCACTATACAGGAAATGAATCCTGTCCCCGCTGCATTTGAGAATTTACAACGTTCAAGTGAGCGGAAAACGAAGCAAAAATGGCTTAACTCGATGGCAGGACGTATGTCCATGGGTGCAGCGGCTGCGGCAGTTATATTGGGATTCGCCATCTGGGGAAATCCGCCTGAACAGATTGAGAATGCCGATTCCATGCTGATGAGCTCTGGAGCTTCTCAAGAGAGCGGCAATGTGGATGAAAATCCATTAAGCAAGAATATTGAAAATTATGATCCTGCCACTTCGTCCCAACCAAGCAGCAACGATGTGTTTGTGGATCAATCGAATGTTTCACCAACTGAACCAGATAACCAAGGCGTAGAAACAATTCCTGAAGAGAACGGTGGAGATGAGGTGCAGGAGCCTGAAGTTCAGTCAGATCCGACACCTAAACAACCGACTACCGAATCAACGCCTGCTCCGAATAAAGGACCGCAGGATAATTCGTCCAAAACTCCTCCGACCGATAATCAGAATAATCAGGTTCAGAACCAGGATTCCGAGCAGAGAATTCAGGAATCAGGAGATTCTCCTAAATCTTCTGCAGATGGGGAAGAGAATGGAGTAACAGAAACAGAAAATGGAGATGCGCAATCCTTCACTTCTCAGGATACAAAACCTAATATGACTGAAGATGCTCCGGTTGAAGGTAACACTGTACCTGATTCCAGTGCAGGTGCAAACGCTTCTGGCGAAAACAAAGGATTGGCAGCAGGACCGGATCAGGGAATGACTACAACGGCAGCACCAAAAGAATGGAAATCACCTGACGGCTCCTATGTAGTTATGCTTATTGGTGATCAAATTAGCATATACTCCAAACCTGTGAGCGAACCGGATGTTCTGAATCTGGTTGAACAACGCAGCATAGAGGGAACACTGAAGTCAGCGAGTTGGTCGAAGGATGGTACCCTATTTAATTACGAAACGGACAAGGACGGAACAACAGCCAAGAACTCGTTTAATGTACCTGCTGTTTCAGGTGAAGCTCCTGCGAAATAA
- a CDS encoding sigma-70 family RNA polymerase sigma factor — MFNRKTEKILTHCITEHKENVYRLAYSYVKNKDDALDIVQDSIYKAMTHLELLKNPDAVKSWFYRIVVNTALDFLRRNKKVQAMDHEMIETYSPGAEDTYMDIDLKRTLESLPDKYKSVIILRYFEDMKIEEVAAVLDENVNTIKTRLYQAHQLLRIKMNDETTKGDRVR, encoded by the coding sequence ATGTTCAATAGGAAAACTGAAAAAATTCTTACACACTGTATTACCGAGCATAAAGAGAATGTATACCGACTTGCTTATAGCTATGTCAAAAATAAGGATGATGCCCTGGATATCGTACAAGACTCCATATACAAAGCGATGACGCATCTCGAACTTTTGAAGAACCCAGATGCGGTCAAAAGCTGGTTTTACCGGATTGTGGTGAATACCGCCCTGGATTTTCTGCGCAGAAACAAAAAGGTTCAGGCGATGGATCATGAAATGATCGAAACCTACAGCCCCGGGGCAGAAGATACGTATATGGACATTGATTTGAAGCGAACGCTCGAATCCTTGCCGGATAAATACAAGAGCGTCATTATACTGAGATATTTTGAAGACATGAAGATCGAAGAAGTTGCGGCTGTGCTGGATGAGAATGTGAATACGATTAAAACAAGGCTGTATCAGGCGCATCAGCTATTGCGAATCAAAATGAATGATGAAACAACCAAAGGAGATCGAGTAAGATGA
- a CDS encoding sigma-70 family RNA polymerase sigma factor, with the protein MVEPELIRAAQSGDRDALITLLREIEQHVYRTAYYILNNEQDALDAAQEALIRIYTKINSYEEKAQFKTWVQRIVTNICIDKFRRTKPSVSIDEHDMVFQDNQDVEYEVMSTYVAQDIQDAINKLPEHHRTVIVLRYLQDLSYNEIADCLDLPLNTVKSYLFRARQQLQNLLQEYQKGGVTG; encoded by the coding sequence GTGGTAGAGCCGGAACTCATCAGAGCCGCTCAATCGGGCGATCGCGACGCTCTAATTACCCTATTGCGGGAGATTGAACAACATGTCTATCGGACCGCATATTACATTCTAAATAATGAACAGGACGCTTTGGATGCTGCGCAGGAAGCGTTGATCCGAATTTACACCAAAATCAACTCATACGAAGAAAAGGCCCAATTCAAAACATGGGTACAACGCATCGTCACAAACATCTGTATTGATAAATTCAGAAGAACCAAGCCGTCTGTCTCCATTGACGAACATGACATGGTTTTTCAGGATAATCAGGATGTGGAGTACGAGGTCATGTCTACATATGTGGCCCAGGACATTCAGGATGCGATCAACAAGCTTCCCGAGCATCATCGTACCGTTATTGTTCTAAGATATTTGCAGGACTTATCCTACAATGAAATTGCGGATTGTCTCGATCTTCCGTTGAATACGGTTAAATCTTATTTATTTAGAGCCAGACAGCAATTACAGAATCTACTACAGGAATATCAGAAAGGTGGTGTGACAGGATGA
- the rpsT gene encoding 30S ribosomal protein S20 produces MPNIKSAVKRVKTSDKRRALNASQKSALRTAVKAADAALVSNEVDTAKAAIQAASKKLDKAVTKGLVHKNAAARKKSRLAKKLNALSAQA; encoded by the coding sequence ATGCCAAACATCAAATCCGCTGTTAAACGCGTAAAAACGAGCGACAAGCGCCGCGCACTCAACGCTTCCCAGAAGTCTGCACTCCGTACAGCTGTTAAAGCTGCTGATGCTGCTCTGGTAAGTAACGAAGTTGATACTGCAAAAGCTGCGATTCAAGCTGCTTCCAAAAAGCTGGACAAGGCTGTAACTAAAGGTCTGGTTCATAAAAATGCTGCAGCACGCAAAAAGTCTCGCTTGGCGAAAAAACTGAACGCTCTTTCCGCACAAGCGTAA
- a CDS encoding DUF3298 and DUF4163 domain-containing protein, translating to MKKKTIKFMKMGAMGCVAMLGVGAASLSANALASAPVSANVTVSSKVHETVPMATGVKIVEKVLSTTSKNLIVNIKVPQLDGMLDTRYQNELNDILLSHAQKDLAQWEKDAAETAKKAKVNHQKFHPYEFYVSYKLKSDGTGKPAGVVSLEVITEGYRGGTSMPRIDTYNLKNASAAQRVTLEDLLGSNYKEKLDADILAQMRKDPDQYFLEEFEGTFTEQSFYIEKGELVIVFPKYSIAPGYVGSPEFRFNLKNASH from the coding sequence ATGAAAAAGAAAACGATAAAATTCATGAAGATGGGGGCCATGGGCTGTGTAGCCATGCTCGGCGTTGGCGCAGCGAGCTTATCTGCAAATGCGCTGGCCTCGGCACCTGTTTCAGCGAACGTAACTGTCAGCTCTAAGGTACATGAAACCGTACCTATGGCTACAGGAGTAAAAATCGTGGAGAAGGTACTGAGCACAACAAGCAAGAACCTTATTGTGAACATCAAGGTACCGCAGCTGGACGGCATGCTGGACACCAGATACCAGAATGAACTGAATGACATCCTTTTATCCCATGCGCAAAAGGATCTTGCTCAGTGGGAGAAGGATGCCGCAGAAACGGCAAAAAAGGCAAAAGTAAATCACCAGAAGTTCCACCCCTATGAATTTTACGTCAGCTATAAGCTAAAGTCGGACGGAACTGGAAAGCCGGCAGGAGTAGTTTCGCTTGAAGTAATCACGGAAGGGTACAGGGGCGGAACAAGCATGCCACGGATTGATACCTACAACTTGAAAAATGCCTCTGCGGCTCAGCGCGTGACACTGGAGGATCTCCTCGGTTCTAACTATAAAGAAAAGCTTGATGCAGATATTCTTGCGCAAATGAGAAAGGATCCCGATCAATACTTCCTGGAAGAATTCGAAGGGACGTTCACGGAACAGTCGTTTTATATTGAAAAAGGCGAACTGGTTATCGTCTTCCCGAAATACAGTATCGCGCCGGGATATGTGGGTTCACCGGAGTTCCGTTTCAATCTGAAGAATGCCAGCCACTGA